A window from Pokkaliibacter sp. MBI-7 encodes these proteins:
- a CDS encoding PAS domain S-box protein gives MVRLKSWFRLTRFESCLMIFGLCSMLVLAGQAIITRIAVERSKVQIVQSELTRLSILLPEMLSPVLREGDVKAARELLQPLLQNDDSGVTAINIVSPFGREILALGEINQNVFLRDAMSGQVSDDGSTIWAHYEIKHQGVLLGTINLGMTTQPFRGEMFIINIAHLLLALLAVIVLPLLIRIWRELSNREQEKTLSLITDWDTKRLEHIQPQQSYMLSGERLLTLIELCKRQQERLKDFFETTTEALFILDADGRCQRCNQAARALIGIESESLIRSQSLIKWFSHTESQYFDEGFLQRDIHEALGKSNAFDYEELILHVGKGKPKRVACHYRPFDVATSTEAGILCCRDISEQQEIRERLSLTAQVFESTQEGIMITDVQSRVLAVNKAFTAITGYTAEEIEGQFPDVLSSGIHGQDFYKDMWDSLTMKGSWQGQIWNKNKEGKLFPEWLSISEIRNQRDEVINYIAVFSDISVLINQETEIGNQNRLLRNILDNLNDGVLVLDLNGNILQANLHAYRVLGLSPDAESIHQWKSGRFIVENGELYDEGEPILQALQEHVIWDKEYRLERQGHTAFISINAKPLYNNSGGHIGALVVLRDISQTKQAHAKLLQAVRDAQAANQAKSDFLASMSHEIRTPMNGIIGVADILADSPGLGEDEHQLVDIIKSSGELLLSIVNDVLDFSKLDAGKLKLSQEPFNVGQLVQASVQVVEGQARQKGLECRFEAVDCADDWVVGDLQRCRQILVNLLGNAVKFTDKGFVSLSVMQMRKLGQVAWYRFTVEDSGIGVDESFRPYLFTRFAQADTSSTRRFGGTGLGLAICRRLVDQMGGYIDVDSVPGKGSRFWFEIPLPVREGQRELGRATDDMAFSASYRILVAEDNHVNQAVIARMLEKMQLQVDMVANGDEAVRAWQHSRCDLILMDWRMPILDGLEATRRIRSLEESDQHMIIVALTANSSVEDRQTCIEAGMDDFLPKPVKYEQLRDVLYRHLETGAQTSVQH, from the coding sequence ATGGTTCGATTGAAGTCCTGGTTCCGCCTGACCCGTTTTGAGAGCTGCCTGATGATATTTGGCTTGTGCTCTATGCTGGTTCTGGCAGGGCAGGCCATCATTACACGCATTGCGGTAGAGCGCAGCAAGGTGCAAATCGTCCAGTCAGAGCTGACACGATTGTCTATCTTGCTGCCGGAAATGCTGTCGCCTGTCCTCCGCGAAGGGGATGTCAAGGCTGCTCGTGAACTGTTGCAACCACTATTGCAGAATGACGATTCGGGAGTGACTGCGATTAATATCGTCAGTCCTTTCGGCAGAGAAATTCTGGCTCTGGGTGAGATCAATCAAAATGTCTTTTTGCGCGATGCCATGTCAGGGCAGGTCAGTGACGATGGCTCCACGATCTGGGCGCACTATGAGATAAAGCATCAGGGCGTGTTGCTTGGCACCATCAACCTGGGGATGACCACTCAGCCATTCCGTGGCGAAATGTTCATCATCAACATTGCTCATCTGCTGCTGGCATTGCTGGCGGTCATTGTACTGCCTCTGCTCATTCGTATCTGGCGTGAGCTGTCCAACAGGGAGCAGGAAAAGACTCTGTCTCTGATCACTGATTGGGACACCAAACGTCTGGAGCATATTCAGCCGCAGCAGAGTTACATGCTATCGGGTGAGCGCTTGTTGACGCTGATTGAGCTGTGCAAGCGCCAACAGGAGCGGTTGAAAGACTTCTTCGAGACCACCACCGAAGCCTTGTTCATACTGGATGCGGATGGGCGCTGCCAGCGCTGTAATCAGGCGGCTCGTGCGCTTATTGGCATTGAAAGCGAAAGTCTGATCCGCTCCCAGTCTCTTATCAAATGGTTCTCGCACACTGAAAGCCAGTACTTCGATGAAGGTTTCTTGCAGCGGGATATCCATGAGGCTCTGGGTAAGAGTAATGCCTTTGACTACGAGGAGCTGATTCTTCATGTCGGCAAAGGCAAGCCCAAGCGCGTTGCTTGTCACTATCGCCCCTTTGATGTCGCTACCTCTACCGAGGCAGGTATTCTCTGCTGCCGTGATATCAGCGAGCAGCAGGAAATTCGCGAACGTCTGAGTCTGACTGCGCAGGTGTTCGAGAGTACTCAGGAAGGCATCATGATCACTGACGTGCAAAGCCGGGTGCTGGCAGTGAATAAGGCCTTCACTGCTATCACAGGGTATACGGCCGAGGAGATTGAGGGGCAGTTTCCCGATGTACTGAGCTCAGGTATTCACGGTCAGGACTTTTATAAGGACATGTGGGATTCCCTGACCATGAAGGGCAGCTGGCAGGGGCAGATATGGAACAAGAACAAAGAAGGCAAACTGTTTCCTGAATGGTTGTCTATCAGCGAGATTCGCAACCAGCGCGACGAGGTAATCAACTATATTGCGGTTTTTAGTGACATATCAGTACTGATCAATCAGGAAACTGAGATCGGTAACCAGAACCGCCTGTTGCGCAATATTCTCGATAACCTCAATGATGGCGTGCTTGTTCTTGATCTCAACGGCAACATTCTGCAAGCCAACCTGCATGCCTATCGGGTGCTGGGGCTGTCGCCGGATGCCGAAAGTATTCATCAATGGAAGAGTGGCCGGTTCATTGTCGAGAATGGTGAGCTGTATGACGAAGGCGAGCCCATCTTGCAGGCACTGCAGGAGCACGTTATCTGGGATAAGGAATATCGTCTTGAGCGGCAGGGTCATACAGCCTTTATATCCATCAATGCCAAGCCGCTTTACAACAACAGTGGTGGTCATATAGGCGCGCTGGTGGTGCTGCGTGATATCAGCCAGACCAAGCAGGCCCATGCCAAACTGTTGCAGGCCGTGCGTGATGCTCAGGCGGCTAACCAGGCTAAGTCAGACTTTCTGGCAAGTATGAGTCATGAGATTCGTACCCCAATGAACGGCATCATCGGTGTGGCGGATATTCTTGCTGACTCTCCCGGATTAGGGGAGGACGAGCATCAGCTGGTAGATATCATCAAGTCGTCGGGTGAGCTGCTGTTATCAATCGTCAACGATGTACTGGATTTCTCCAAGCTGGACGCGGGTAAGCTCAAGTTAAGCCAGGAGCCATTTAATGTCGGTCAGCTGGTGCAGGCTTCAGTACAGGTCGTTGAAGGCCAAGCCAGACAAAAAGGATTGGAATGTCGTTTCGAGGCCGTCGATTGTGCAGATGACTGGGTCGTGGGAGACCTGCAACGCTGTCGTCAGATTCTGGTCAACTTGCTGGGCAATGCGGTGAAGTTTACTGATAAGGGATTCGTTTCCTTGTCTGTTATGCAGATGCGTAAGCTGGGGCAGGTGGCATGGTATCGCTTTACCGTGGAGGATAGCGGTATCGGCGTTGATGAAAGTTTCCGGCCATATCTCTTCACTCGTTTTGCGCAGGCGGATACTTCAAGTACGCGCCGGTTTGGCGGAACGGGGCTAGGTCTGGCGATCTGCCGCCGTCTGGTCGATCAGATGGGGGGATATATTGATGTGGATAGTGTCCCAGGCAAAGGCAGCCGTTTCTGGTTTGAAATCCCACTCCCGGTAAGAGAAGGGCAGCGTGAATTGGGGCGTGCCACAGACGATATGGCGTTTTCCGCTTCCTATCGCATCCTGGTGGCTGAAGATAATCACGTGAATCAGGCCGTTATCGCCAGAATGCTGGAAAAAATGCAGTTGCAGGTGGATATGGTGGCCAATGGTGATGAGGCGGTCAGAGCTTGGCAGCACAGTCGCTGTGATCTGATTCTGATGGACTGGCGCATGCCTATTCTGGACGGTTTGGAGGCTACACGTCGCATCCGTAGCCTCGAAGAGAGCGATCAGCATATGATCATTGTTGCCTTGACGGCCAACAGCTCAGTTGAGGACAGGCAGACCTGTATCGAGGCCGGAATGGACGATTTCCTGCCGAAGCCCGTCAAGTACGAACAATTGCGTGATGTGTTGTATCGTCATCTTGAAACAGGGGCGCAGACCTCTGTTCAGCACTGA
- the trmH gene encoding tRNA (guanosine(18)-2'-O)-methyltransferase TrmH, giving the protein MTPERYTKLNQVLDCRQPDLTLLTDQVHKPRNIAALIRNCDAVGIQQMHAVTPAVSHRPFNGTARGSQQWVDLTMHDSVENGVISLQHQGFKVVAAHWSSRSIKYTDWDYTQPTALLLGAERMGVSARGAELADAHVIVPMVGMVASLNVSVAAGIILQEAQRQRAVNGMYEYCRLEEWERSRIFFRWAYPRIAEVCDQNGQAYPLLDDAGNLIEPWAQG; this is encoded by the coding sequence ATGACTCCGGAACGCTATACCAAACTTAATCAGGTACTTGATTGTCGCCAGCCCGATCTGACATTGCTGACAGATCAGGTTCATAAACCACGCAATATTGCTGCATTGATTCGTAACTGCGATGCAGTGGGTATTCAGCAGATGCATGCGGTCACACCTGCGGTTTCTCACCGACCATTCAATGGTACGGCGAGAGGGAGTCAGCAGTGGGTTGATCTGACCATGCATGACAGTGTTGAAAATGGTGTCATATCCTTGCAGCATCAGGGCTTTAAGGTTGTAGCTGCACACTGGTCATCCCGTTCAATCAAATACACCGACTGGGACTACACACAACCAACAGCACTGCTGCTGGGCGCTGAGCGCATGGGGGTCAGTGCACGAGGTGCCGAGCTGGCAGATGCCCATGTCATTGTTCCCATGGTGGGGATGGTTGCTTCACTGAATGTCTCGGTTGCTGCAGGCATAATCCTGCAAGAAGCTCAGCGTCAGCGCGCTGTAAACGGCATGTATGAATATTGCAGACTGGAAGAATGGGAGCGATCTCGCATCTTCTTTCGCTGGGCATATCCACGCATTGCTGAAGTGTGCGATCAGAATGGGCAGGCATACCCCTTGCTTGATGATGCAGGTAATTTGATTGAGCCTTGGGCGCAAGGTTAA
- the upp gene encoding uracil phosphoribosyltransferase, producing MAVHEIKHPLIKHKIGLMRKDGISTKHFRELCSEIGTLLTYEATRQLDTEKVTIQGWSGSDLEVEHIKGKKITVVPILRAGLGMLDGVLQLIPNAKVSVVGLYRNEETLEPVPYFEKIVADIEERTALILDPMLATGGTLVATIDMLKAGGCKHIMGLFLVACPEGIARLQKAHPEVDIYVAAVDEKLNEKGYILPGLGDAGDKIFGTK from the coding sequence ATGGCCGTCCATGAAATCAAACATCCCCTGATCAAGCATAAAATTGGCCTCATGCGAAAAGATGGGATCAGCACCAAACACTTTCGCGAGTTATGCAGCGAAATCGGTACATTGCTGACGTATGAAGCTACCCGCCAGCTGGATACAGAAAAGGTCACTATTCAGGGGTGGAGTGGTAGCGATCTTGAAGTTGAGCATATCAAGGGTAAAAAGATCACCGTTGTGCCTATATTGCGCGCAGGCTTGGGCATGCTGGACGGCGTGTTACAGCTAATTCCTAATGCCAAAGTCAGTGTGGTGGGGTTGTATCGCAATGAAGAGACGCTTGAACCGGTGCCCTATTTTGAGAAGATTGTGGCCGACATTGAAGAGCGAACTGCGTTGATTCTGGATCCCATGCTTGCAACAGGCGGCACCCTGGTTGCTACGATCGATATGCTGAAGGCCGGTGGCTGCAAACATATCATGGGATTGTTCCTGGTGGCATGTCCTGAAGGTATCGCGCGGTTGCAGAAAGCCCACCCTGAGGTGGATATTTACGTTGCTGCAGTTGATGAAAAGCTCAATGAGAAGGGCTATATCCTGCCAGGGTTGGGGGATGCGGGCGATAAGATATTTGGTACCAAATGA
- the nudC gene encoding NAD(+) diphosphatase has protein sequence MRFVITPPREARAESDLFVLLHKGEIVVSATGGYLHLLSDIFPLLKQSALSMLGEWQGVAVWVGIIDDLPQGATTAGVRSLLMMASLDEFTILARAVQVTHWLEQHRFCGRCGTVTIAIEGEMARGCPACGLRAYPRISPCIIVLVRRGREALLARSPQFAPGRYSTLAGFIEAGETVEDAVHREVFEEVGVRIDNLRYVSSQSWPFPHSLMLGFEADYVSGDITPQPGEIEDAQWWTPEALPDLPPSVSISRLLIDRWLAHSR, from the coding sequence ATGCGTTTTGTGATTACCCCGCCACGGGAGGCGAGGGCCGAGTCTGACCTTTTTGTGCTGTTACACAAAGGCGAAATCGTAGTGTCAGCAACTGGCGGCTACCTTCATCTTCTGTCGGACATTTTCCCGCTACTGAAGCAGAGTGCGTTGAGCATGTTGGGGGAGTGGCAGGGCGTGGCTGTCTGGGTGGGGATTATTGATGATCTGCCGCAGGGTGCGACCACAGCAGGGGTTCGTAGTTTATTGATGATGGCGAGCCTGGATGAGTTCACTATTCTGGCTAGAGCTGTGCAAGTGACTCACTGGCTGGAGCAGCATCGTTTTTGCGGCCGCTGTGGCACTGTGACGATAGCAATCGAGGGCGAGATGGCAAGAGGGTGCCCTGCATGTGGCTTGCGCGCCTATCCTCGTATCTCACCCTGTATCATTGTGCTGGTGCGACGGGGCAGAGAGGCACTGTTAGCGCGATCACCGCAGTTTGCACCTGGTCGGTATAGTACGCTGGCGGGTTTTATCGAGGCCGGCGAGACGGTTGAAGATGCGGTGCATCGTGAGGTGTTCGAGGAGGTGGGAGTGCGGATTGATAACCTGCGCTATGTCAGCAGTCAGTCATGGCCGTTCCCCCACTCGCTGATGCTGGGCTTCGAGGCAGACTATGTCAGTGGCGACATCACTCCTCAGCCAGGTGAAATAGAAGATGCGCAGTGGTGGACTCCCGAAGCACTGCCGGACCTGCCACCGTCGGTATCCATCTCACGGCTGCTCATCGACCGCTGGCTGGCGCATAGCCGTTAA
- a CDS encoding DMT family transporter translates to MSDVSQISVARGQTDNVALVALVLAMMLWSSSFIALKYAFTSFDPHFVIWGRMFTALLCFLLVIRKVWSGFRYQSGDWKYLLMMTAGEPCLYFLFEAAALQHTTAAQAGMITALLPLTVAVGAALFLAEQVSRQTYLGFSVAIVGTIWLSFAGSPTDQAPNPLLGNFYEFLAMVCATFYTLALKHLSSRYSSLFLTAFQAFSGTLFFLPFVMLGSAPLPAEWPLVPSLSILYLGTAITLGAYGLYNFGVSRIPASRATAYINLIPVFTLILSWMLLGERFSLAELAASALVLLGVLISQVKWPFRLTRTVTS, encoded by the coding sequence ATGTCTGATGTGTCTCAAATTTCCGTTGCCCGCGGACAAACTGACAATGTTGCCCTAGTGGCATTAGTGTTGGCCATGATGCTCTGGTCAAGTTCCTTCATCGCCTTGAAGTACGCTTTCACCTCTTTTGATCCTCACTTTGTTATCTGGGGGCGCATGTTTACGGCGTTGTTATGTTTTTTGCTGGTGATCAGAAAAGTCTGGAGCGGTTTTCGGTATCAGTCAGGTGACTGGAAATATTTACTGATGATGACTGCTGGCGAGCCGTGTCTCTATTTCCTGTTTGAGGCTGCAGCATTGCAACATACTACAGCGGCTCAGGCGGGGATGATCACCGCCTTGTTGCCACTTACTGTGGCAGTGGGGGCGGCTCTATTTTTGGCAGAGCAGGTGAGCCGGCAAACCTATCTGGGTTTTTCGGTGGCGATAGTCGGGACAATTTGGCTCAGTTTTGCAGGCAGTCCAACGGATCAGGCACCTAATCCGTTGCTTGGAAATTTTTATGAGTTTCTCGCCATGGTATGTGCCACTTTCTATACCCTGGCACTGAAGCATTTGAGCAGTCGTTATTCATCACTGTTTTTGACCGCCTTTCAGGCGTTTTCTGGAACCTTATTCTTCTTGCCTTTTGTCATGTTGGGGTCTGCGCCTTTGCCCGCAGAGTGGCCACTTGTACCCAGTCTTTCAATCCTCTATCTGGGAACTGCAATTACCTTGGGAGCATATGGGTTATATAACTTTGGTGTCAGTCGTATACCGGCCTCACGTGCAACGGCCTATATCAATTTGATACCGGTGTTCACGCTTATTCTCTCATGGATGCTGCTGGGTGAACGATTCAGTCTGGCAGAGCTTGCCGCTTCAGCATTGGTATTGCTTGGGGTGCTGATTAGTCAGGTAAAATGGCCATTTCGTTTGACAAGAACTGTAACAAGCTAA
- a CDS encoding OmpA family protein, which produces MKKTVTALTLALAASSFAYANTEPTSYWVSSNGKVVKDGFDGCVKTTQWKAEDAYICTGEKVEEPAVAAPAPAAPVYQNVEQSLTVYFPNDVAKVSAANQARLAEFAGNISSTMKDVEGVMVSGHASSPGADGYNMRLSQRRANNVVSELNKLGVHNSTVNAYGETDLVYDANGKEDQERSRRVVIDVNGKKQVN; this is translated from the coding sequence ATGAAAAAAACCGTGACTGCTCTGACTCTGGCGCTGGCTGCTAGCAGTTTTGCATACGCGAACACTGAGCCTACTTCTTACTGGGTATCCAGCAACGGTAAGGTGGTAAAAGACGGTTTTGACGGTTGTGTTAAAACCACTCAGTGGAAGGCTGAAGACGCCTATATCTGTACCGGTGAGAAAGTTGAAGAGCCTGCTGTTGCAGCTCCTGCTCCTGCGGCACCTGTATATCAAAACGTAGAACAGTCTCTGACTGTGTACTTCCCCAACGATGTAGCTAAAGTTTCTGCTGCTAATCAGGCACGTCTGGCTGAGTTCGCTGGCAACATTTCCAGCACCATGAAAGACGTTGAAGGTGTGATGGTTTCTGGTCATGCTAGCTCGCCTGGTGCTGACGGCTACAACATGCGTCTGTCTCAGCGTCGTGCAAACAACGTTGTTAGCGAGCTGAACAAGCTGGGTGTACACAACTCTACCGTTAACGCTTACGGTGAAACCGATCTGGTATACGATGCCAACGGTAAAGAAGACCAAGAGCGCAGCCGTCGCGTAGTTATCGACGTGAATGGCAAAAAGCAAGTTAACTAA
- the sohB gene encoding protease SohB — MELLAEYGLFVAKSLTLVVLIVLAIVAVFAAGRGNKGPEDGRLEVRHLNDWLEDMQQAIKGHVLSKAELKAEAKARKKEDKVKAKAAKHSEDSEVEKRVYVLDFNGDIKASAVEHLREEITALLTLARPGVDEVMLRLESPGGVVHGYGLAASQLERIRAASLKLTICVDKVAASGGYMMACIADELVAAPFAVLGSIGVVAQVPNIHRLLKKNDVDVDVLTAGEYKRTLTVLGENTDKAREKFKQDLEQTHELFKGLVSSYRPQLDMAKAATGEIWYGKQAVETGMVDSLMTSDQWVMQACKASEVYWLRYTVRKGLQAKIGGMFAAVWEQGFDKLGQWLESSRFHR; from the coding sequence TTGGAACTACTTGCAGAGTACGGATTATTTGTTGCCAAGAGTTTGACTCTGGTGGTCCTGATTGTATTGGCCATTGTGGCAGTATTTGCTGCTGGCCGTGGCAATAAAGGGCCTGAAGACGGGCGACTGGAAGTTCGTCATCTCAACGACTGGCTTGAAGACATGCAGCAAGCCATTAAAGGTCATGTGCTCAGTAAGGCCGAGCTGAAGGCTGAGGCTAAAGCGCGTAAGAAGGAAGATAAAGTCAAGGCAAAAGCTGCCAAACACAGTGAAGACAGCGAAGTTGAAAAGCGTGTTTACGTTCTGGATTTCAATGGAGATATCAAAGCATCGGCAGTAGAGCATCTGCGTGAAGAGATCACTGCTTTGCTGACCCTGGCGCGGCCAGGCGTCGATGAGGTCATGCTGCGTCTGGAAAGCCCCGGGGGTGTAGTCCATGGCTATGGTCTGGCAGCGTCTCAGTTGGAGCGCATCCGTGCTGCATCGTTAAAACTGACCATCTGTGTTGACAAAGTGGCTGCCAGTGGGGGGTACATGATGGCGTGTATCGCCGACGAGCTGGTAGCTGCTCCCTTTGCTGTTCTGGGCTCCATCGGTGTGGTCGCACAGGTGCCCAACATTCATCGCCTGTTGAAGAAAAATGATGTTGATGTTGATGTGCTGACTGCTGGGGAATACAAACGCACGCTCACCGTGTTGGGAGAAAATACTGACAAGGCGCGGGAGAAGTTCAAACAGGATCTTGAACAGACTCATGAGTTGTTCAAAGGGCTAGTCAGTTCTTACAGGCCTCAGCTGGATATGGCAAAAGCCGCGACCGGGGAAATCTGGTACGGCAAACAAGCAGTGGAAACGGGCATGGTTGATTCGCTGATGACCAGTGATCAATGGGTCATGCAAGCCTGTAAGGCCTCTGAGGTCTACTGGCTGCGCTATACCGTGCGCAAGGGTTTGCAAGCCAAAATTGGTGGTATGTTTGCGGCAGTGTGGGAGCAGGGCTTCGACAAGCTTGGACAGTGGCTGGAGTCGTCGCGCTTCCATCGTTGA
- the nhaB gene encoding sodium/proton antiporter NhaB — protein MAGQLTQALFRNFLGNSPVWYKQAIICFLVANPILLHVVGPVTTGWILIFEFIFTLALALKCYPLQPGGLLALEAIVIGMTSAESVYEEVSNNLAVILLLMFMVSGIYFMKSMLLTGFTQILLKVKSKTSLALLFSISSAFLSAFLDALTVTAVLISVCVGFYAVYHRVASGKVLHHPDDHDHSDDVGVGPNHSADLERFRSFLRSLLMHGAVGTALGGVCTLVGEPQNLLIAEKAGWHFAQFFINMAPVTMPVLALGLVTCVLLEKFKLFGYGETLPDNVRTILQEFANIEDAKRTDRDRLILCVQGIVAIILILSLALHLAEVGLIGLMVIILLTALNGITDEHQIGRSFEEALPFTALLVVFFSIVSIIHEQHLFQPIIHWVLQQDLHAQPGIFFIANGLLSAISDNVFVATVYINEVLDALHHGDISREHFDKLAVAINTGTNIPSVATPNGQAAFLFLLTSAVAPLIRLSYGTMVVMALPYTIVMSLTGLLAVTLLL, from the coding sequence ATGGCAGGACAACTCACTCAGGCTCTTTTTCGAAATTTCCTGGGCAACTCCCCGGTTTGGTACAAGCAGGCCATCATCTGCTTTCTGGTTGCCAATCCGATCCTGCTTCATGTGGTCGGCCCGGTCACGACCGGCTGGATTCTGATCTTTGAATTCATTTTCACCCTGGCGCTAGCATTGAAGTGCTACCCACTCCAGCCCGGAGGATTGCTAGCGCTTGAGGCGATTGTCATTGGCATGACTTCAGCCGAAAGCGTCTACGAGGAGGTAAGCAACAACCTCGCCGTCATTCTGCTGCTGATGTTTATGGTGTCAGGCATCTATTTCATGAAGTCAATGCTACTGACCGGATTCACGCAGATATTGCTGAAGGTGAAATCCAAGACCAGTCTGGCACTGCTGTTCTCCATTTCCTCCGCCTTCCTCTCTGCGTTCCTGGACGCTCTGACCGTGACAGCGGTACTTATCAGCGTGTGTGTGGGCTTCTATGCCGTCTATCACCGGGTTGCCTCTGGTAAGGTGCTGCATCACCCTGATGATCACGATCACTCTGATGATGTTGGTGTAGGCCCCAACCACTCGGCAGATCTCGAGCGTTTCCGCTCTTTTCTACGCAGTTTGTTGATGCATGGTGCAGTAGGTACAGCACTGGGCGGCGTATGCACCCTGGTAGGTGAACCACAAAACCTGCTGATTGCTGAGAAAGCGGGATGGCACTTCGCCCAGTTTTTTATCAACATGGCCCCGGTCACTATGCCGGTACTGGCGCTGGGTCTCGTGACCTGTGTCTTGCTGGAGAAATTTAAACTCTTTGGTTACGGTGAGACCCTGCCTGACAACGTTCGCACTATTCTTCAGGAGTTTGCCAATATCGAAGATGCCAAGCGTACTGATCGTGATCGTCTGATTCTATGCGTTCAGGGTATTGTGGCGATCATCCTGATCCTGTCACTGGCATTGCATCTGGCAGAAGTCGGTCTGATCGGTCTTATGGTTATTATCCTGCTGACCGCTCTCAATGGCATTACTGACGAACATCAGATTGGCCGTTCATTTGAAGAAGCACTCCCCTTCACTGCACTTCTGGTGGTGTTCTTCTCGATTGTCTCCATCATCCATGAGCAACATCTGTTCCAGCCTATCATCCACTGGGTACTGCAGCAGGATCTGCATGCTCAGCCGGGCATCTTCTTCATTGCCAACGGCCTGCTATCTGCCATCAGTGACAACGTCTTCGTAGCGACCGTCTATATCAACGAAGTACTGGATGCATTGCACCATGGCGATATCAGCCGTGAACATTTCGATAAACTAGCCGTCGCCATCAACACCGGCACCAACATACCCAGTGTAGCAACCCCTAATGGACAAGCCGCGTTCTTATTCCTGCTGACCTCCGCCGTCGCACCTCTGATCCGTCTTTCTTATGGCACCATGGTAGTGATGGCACTCCCCTACACTATTGTGATGTCTCTTACCGGTCTGCTTGCGGTCACTTTGCTGCTGTAA
- a CDS encoding hypoxanthine-guanine phosphoribosyltransferase: MSISAAEAMSVHAQADCLIFPEEIQTAYDNMAEAITNELADKTPLVLCVMRGGLIPAGQLLPRLDFPLELDYIHATRYGMSLQGGELEWRVRPATSVAGRQVLIIDDIFDEGHTLQAIYNALIAEGAARVMTATLINKVHNRKVSYRPDVVGVEVEDRFLYGCGMDYQGFFRNLNGIYAIKGH; the protein is encoded by the coding sequence ATGAGCATTTCTGCGGCAGAGGCCATGTCTGTCCACGCTCAGGCAGACTGTCTGATTTTTCCAGAGGAGATTCAAACGGCTTATGACAATATGGCAGAAGCCATCACCAATGAACTCGCGGACAAAACCCCTCTGGTTCTGTGTGTCATGCGCGGCGGCCTCATTCCTGCTGGCCAATTACTGCCACGCCTCGACTTCCCCCTTGAGCTTGATTACATCCATGCCACCCGTTATGGCATGTCTTTGCAAGGTGGTGAGCTGGAATGGCGTGTTCGTCCTGCAACCTCTGTCGCAGGTCGACAAGTGTTAATCATCGATGACATTTTCGATGAAGGACATACCCTACAGGCCATTTACAATGCCCTTATCGCTGAAGGCGCGGCACGCGTAATGACTGCCACTCTGATCAACAAGGTACACAACCGCAAAGTATCATATCGCCCCGACGTAGTGGGCGTAGAAGTAGAAGATCGCTTCCTTTATGGCTGCGGCATGGACTATCAGGGCTTTTTCCGTAACCTGAATGGCATTTACGCTATCAAAGGCCACTAA
- a CDS encoding prephenate dehydratase — translation MSSTTVIAYQGHEGAYSHLACRKVFPNIPALACGSFVEAMEKVERGEAALAMIPVENSTAGRVEEIYRQMPKTSLHIIGEHFEPVNHCLLGVKGASIGGLTTVGSHPQALAQCDGHIKQLGLRAVAKLDTAGAALEVSRLQDPSQAAIASSLAAELYGLEVLQENFQDMTGNTTRFIILARDAKVPPLEEGKHYITSIMFNVSHLPASLYKALGGFATNGINLIKLESYMTGGTLQVSQFHIDIASHQDTRAMQHAMEELTFFARNIRVLGTYEAHPVRRSYELID, via the coding sequence ATGTCCTCCACTACTGTTATCGCTTACCAAGGCCACGAAGGAGCTTACTCTCATCTGGCATGCAGAAAGGTGTTTCCCAATATCCCTGCATTGGCATGCGGTTCTTTTGTGGAAGCGATGGAAAAGGTAGAGAGAGGAGAAGCGGCACTGGCCATGATTCCGGTAGAAAACTCCACTGCCGGTCGGGTGGAGGAAATCTACCGACAGATGCCCAAGACCTCGCTACACATCATTGGCGAGCACTTCGAGCCTGTTAATCACTGCCTGCTCGGTGTGAAAGGCGCCTCAATCGGAGGTCTCACTACGGTCGGATCCCATCCCCAGGCTCTTGCTCAATGCGATGGTCACATCAAGCAATTGGGTTTGCGGGCCGTCGCCAAGCTGGATACTGCGGGCGCTGCGCTGGAAGTCAGTCGTTTGCAAGACCCCAGTCAGGCAGCTATTGCGTCATCTCTTGCTGCTGAACTGTATGGACTTGAGGTTCTACAGGAGAACTTTCAGGATATGACTGGCAACACTACACGCTTCATCATACTTGCCAGAGATGCCAAGGTTCCTCCGTTGGAGGAAGGCAAACACTACATTACCTCAATCATGTTCAACGTCAGCCACCTGCCGGCATCGCTGTACAAAGCTCTGGGCGGTTTTGCGACCAATGGCATAAACCTTATCAAACTGGAAAGCTATATGACCGGTGGCACCTTACAGGTAAGTCAGTTCCATATAGATATCGCCAGCCATCAGGATACCAGAGCCATGCAGCATGCCATGGAAGAGCTGACCTTCTTTGCCCGTAATATCAGAGTGCTGGGCACCTACGAAGCTCACCCTGTCAGACGCAGTTATGAGTTGATTGACTGA